A stretch of Vannielia litorea DNA encodes these proteins:
- a CDS encoding Lrp/AsnC family transcriptional regulator: MQKFGRNATIDLDALDESIIRELSGDARLSMTELARRVGLSKTPVLARVRRLEEAGLITGYHATVSWPKLGLGCVTFVQVRLTDTREKALKAFNKAVATLPEVEECHMIASGFDYLLKVRTRDVASYREVMGEKLSELPHVASTSSFVALEVVKDG, encoded by the coding sequence ATGCAGAAATTTGGACGAAACGCCACCATAGACCTCGATGCGCTGGACGAATCAATCATCCGCGAACTGAGCGGCGATGCCCGCCTCAGCATGACCGAGCTCGCCCGCCGCGTCGGCCTCTCCAAGACTCCGGTCCTTGCCCGTGTCCGCCGGCTCGAGGAGGCCGGGCTCATCACCGGCTACCACGCCACCGTGAGCTGGCCCAAGCTCGGGCTCGGCTGCGTCACCTTCGTGCAGGTCCGGCTCACCGACACCCGCGAGAAGGCGCTGAAGGCCTTCAACAAGGCCGTGGCGACCCTGCCGGAAGTGGAGGAATGCCACATGATCGCCTCCGGCTTCGACTACCTGCTGAAGGTCCGCACCCGCGACGTGGCGAGCTACCGCGAGGTGATGGGCGAAAAGCTCTCCGAACTGCCCCACGTCGCCTCCACCTCCTCCTTCGTGGCCCTCGAGGTGGTGAAGGACGGCTGA
- a CDS encoding thioredoxin family protein codes for MPQPPACDFGTPAPDFTLPGTDGRSWSLADVSGEKGTLIMFICNHCPYVKGIIDRLITDAQTLQTAGIGVAAICANDAESHPADSFENMKAWAEQKAFPFPYLHDESQQVARAYGAVCTPNFFGYNAAGELQYRGRLDAFGKNAAPADAPRELVEAMMQVAATGKGPEEQVPSMGCSIKWRAA; via the coding sequence ATGCCCCAGCCCCCCGCCTGCGACTTCGGCACCCCCGCCCCCGATTTCACCCTCCCCGGCACCGATGGCCGCAGCTGGAGCCTCGCCGATGTGTCGGGCGAGAAGGGCACGCTGATCATGTTCATCTGCAACCACTGCCCCTATGTGAAGGGCATCATCGACCGGCTCATCACGGATGCGCAAACGCTCCAGACCGCCGGCATTGGCGTGGCCGCGATCTGCGCCAACGACGCCGAGAGCCATCCCGCCGACAGCTTCGAGAACATGAAGGCCTGGGCCGAGCAAAAGGCCTTTCCCTTCCCCTACCTGCACGACGAGAGCCAGCAGGTCGCCCGCGCCTATGGTGCCGTCTGCACCCCCAACTTCTTCGGCTACAACGCCGCCGGAGAGCTGCAATACCGCGGCCGGCTCGACGCCTTCGGCAAGAACGCGGCCCCCGCCGACGCCCCCCGCGAGCTGGTCGAGGCGATGATGCAGGTCGCGGCCACCGGCAAGGGCCCGGAGGAGCAGGTGCCGTCGATGGGCTGCTCGATCAAGTGGCGGGCCGCCTGA
- a CDS encoding sigma-70 family RNA polymerase sigma factor gives MVTPEEIEGMIARCGLGDRAAFAELYQATSSKLFGICLRILRERSEAEDALQEVYLRIWRKAESYVAGGPSPMAWLSTVTRNLAIDRLRARAPAADELSDAPELVASGPTPEQSAVAAGEAARIGACLGELEPDRAGAVRGAYLEGATYDELAGRYGVPLNTMRTWLRRSLMKLKECLER, from the coding sequence ATGGTAACGCCGGAAGAGATCGAGGGGATGATTGCGCGCTGCGGTCTGGGCGACCGCGCCGCCTTTGCCGAGCTCTACCAGGCGACCTCCTCGAAACTTTTTGGCATCTGCCTCCGTATCCTCAGGGAGCGCTCCGAAGCCGAGGATGCCCTGCAGGAAGTCTACCTGCGGATCTGGCGCAAGGCCGAGAGCTACGTTGCGGGCGGACCCTCGCCGATGGCCTGGCTGTCGACCGTCACCCGCAACCTGGCGATCGACCGCCTGCGCGCCAGGGCCCCCGCCGCCGACGAGCTGTCGGATGCGCCCGAGCTGGTGGCCTCCGGCCCGACGCCCGAGCAATCGGCGGTGGCCGCGGGCGAGGCGGCCCGGATCGGCGCCTGCCTCGGCGAGCTGGAGCCGGATCGGGCCGGCGCCGTGCGCGGCGCCTATCTTGAAGGCGCCACCTACGACGAGCTGGCAGGCCGCTACGGCGTGCCGCTCAACACGATGCGAACCTGGCTGCGGCGCAGCCTGATGAAACTGAAAGAGTGCCTCGAGCGATGA
- a CDS encoding anti-sigma factor translates to MTEAAPYDEDDIALAGEYVLRLLGAEEVAAFEARLAAEPALRRLVTEWQEGLASLADEISEAPPAALWARIEAAAHGDTPLRSAVPFWGWLTGGLVAALLALAVFFVIPPGPVEPVQQARIAAEDGSLVVLAGLSAEGELHLVREAGGPRAGRVLELWLIAEGAPAPVSLGVLPEETDVRIPVPEALRARFAGGTLAISDEPPGGSPTGAPTGDVLAAAPIELL, encoded by the coding sequence ATGACCGAAGCGGCCCCATACGACGAAGACGACATCGCCCTGGCGGGCGAATACGTCCTGCGTCTGCTCGGGGCCGAGGAGGTCGCCGCCTTCGAGGCGCGGCTGGCCGCCGAACCCGCGCTGCGCCGCCTTGTCACCGAGTGGCAGGAGGGGCTCGCAAGCCTCGCCGACGAGATCTCCGAGGCCCCGCCCGCCGCCCTCTGGGCCCGGATCGAGGCCGCCGCCCATGGCGACACGCCGCTGCGCAGCGCCGTGCCGTTCTGGGGCTGGCTCACCGGCGGCCTGGTGGCCGCGCTGCTGGCGCTGGCGGTGTTCTTCGTCATCCCGCCCGGCCCGGTGGAGCCGGTGCAACAGGCGCGCATCGCCGCCGAGGACGGCTCGCTGGTGGTGCTGGCCGGGCTTTCCGCCGAGGGCGAGCTGCACCTGGTGCGCGAGGCGGGCGGCCCCCGCGCAGGCCGCGTGCTGGAGCTCTGGCTGATCGCCGAAGGCGCGCCGGCGCCGGTCTCTCTGGGCGTGCTCCCCGAAGAGACCGACGTGCGCATCCCCGTGCCCGAGGCGCTCCGCGCGCGCTTTGCCGGCGGCACCCTGGCCATCTCCGACGAACCCCCCGGCGGCTCTCCCACCGGCGCCCCCACCGGTGACGTCCTGGCCGCCGCGCCCATCGAGCTGCTCTGA
- a CDS encoding fasciclin domain-containing protein, with product MLTKTLSLTAAAALFAGAAFAANPEVGGAPMFEDKNIVENAVNSADHTTLVAAVQAAGLVETLSGEGPFTVFAPTNAAFEKLPAGTVETLLMPENKDQLTKILTCHVVAADAMSAAISQMIMDDNGAHEIQTVGGCVFTARQTGTDIQIEDEMGNISTVTIADVKQSNGVIHVVDTVLLPKM from the coding sequence ATGCTGACCAAGACGCTTTCGCTCACCGCCGCCGCCGCCCTCTTCGCCGGTGCCGCCTTCGCCGCCAACCCCGAAGTCGGCGGCGCGCCGATGTTCGAAGACAAGAACATCGTCGAAAACGCCGTCAACTCCGCCGACCACACCACGCTGGTCGCCGCCGTGCAGGCCGCCGGCCTGGTCGAGACCCTCTCCGGCGAAGGCCCCTTCACCGTCTTCGCGCCGACCAACGCCGCCTTCGAGAAGCTGCCCGCCGGCACCGTCGAGACCCTGCTGATGCCCGAGAACAAGGATCAGCTGACCAAGATCCTCACCTGCCACGTGGTTGCCGCCGATGCGATGTCGGCCGCCATTAGCCAGATGATCATGGATGACAACGGCGCCCACGAGATCCAGACAGTTGGTGGCTGCGTGTTCACCGCCCGCCAGACCGGCACCGACATCCAGATCGAAGACGAGATGGGCAACATCTCGACCGTGACCATCGCCGACGTGAAGCAGTCGAACGGCGTGATCCACGTGGTCGACACCGTGCTCCTGCCGAAGATGTAA
- the msrB gene encoding peptide-methionine (R)-S-oxide reductase MsrB encodes MNRRDFLSAASAALPVGLLLSPRLLAATEGSFEVTRSEAEWRAMLTETEYAVMREEATERAGTSPLNDEKRPGTYACKGCDLPLYSSETKYDSGTGWPSFWQSLPDAIGTKEDRKLFSVRTECHCRRCGSHLGHIFDDGPAPTGKRHCLNGVSLTFLPA; translated from the coding sequence ATGAACCGCCGCGACTTTCTCTCCGCCGCCTCTGCCGCCCTCCCCGTGGGGCTGCTGCTCAGCCCGCGCCTCCTTGCTGCGACCGAGGGCAGCTTCGAGGTCACGCGAAGCGAGGCCGAGTGGCGCGCCATGCTGACCGAGACCGAATATGCCGTGATGCGCGAGGAGGCGACCGAACGTGCCGGAACCTCGCCGCTCAACGACGAGAAGCGCCCTGGCACCTACGCCTGCAAGGGATGCGACCTGCCGCTCTATTCCTCCGAAACGAAGTATGACAGCGGCACCGGCTGGCCCTCGTTCTGGCAGTCCCTGCCCGATGCCATCGGCACCAAGGAAGACCGCAAGCTGTTTTCGGTCCGCACCGAGTGCCACTGTCGCCGCTGCGGCTCGCACCTGGGCCACATCTTCGATGACGGCCCCGCGCCCACCGGCAAGCGCCACTGCCTCAACGGGGTGAGCCTCACGTTTCTCCCGGCCTGA
- a CDS encoding nitroreductase, translating into MDAGPRTRELTVSEALAQRRSVRGFLPDPVARSTVEAILTDARRAPSGANLQPGRFIALTGTPLAALSGALAEAIAEGRPQVAEYSYFPKHMPPELKARQRAAGYALYEALGIERRDLDGRRRQFDRNYRFFDAPVGVIVTIDRGMGKGCFMDLGMAIMALLASAEARGLATCGLGAIAHHGDVVHEALGLPEGELVVCGIALGRADPAHPANAVRTAREPLEVFTELRGF; encoded by the coding sequence GTGGACGCAGGCCCCCGCACCCGCGAGCTGACCGTCAGCGAGGCGCTGGCGCAGCGGCGCTCGGTGCGGGGCTTTCTGCCCGACCCGGTGGCGCGCAGCACGGTGGAGGCGATCCTCACCGATGCCCGGCGCGCGCCCTCGGGCGCCAACCTGCAGCCCGGACGGTTCATCGCGCTGACCGGCACGCCCCTGGCCGCGCTCTCGGGCGCCCTGGCCGAGGCGATTGCCGAGGGGCGGCCGCAGGTGGCGGAATATTCCTACTTTCCCAAGCACATGCCGCCGGAGTTGAAGGCGCGGCAGCGGGCGGCGGGCTATGCGCTCTACGAGGCGCTGGGCATCGAGAGGCGCGACCTCGACGGGCGGCGGCGGCAGTTCGACCGCAACTACCGCTTCTTCGATGCGCCGGTGGGGGTGATCGTGACCATCGACCGGGGCATGGGCAAGGGCTGCTTCATGGATCTCGGCATGGCGATCATGGCGCTGCTGGCCTCGGCGGAGGCGCGGGGGCTGGCGACCTGCGGGCTGGGGGCGATTGCCCATCACGGCGACGTGGTGCACGAGGCGCTGGGGCTGCCGGAGGGGGAGCTGGTGGTTTGCGGGATTGCGCTTGGCCGGGCCGACCCGGCACATCCGGCCAACGCGGTGCGTACGGCGCGGGAGCCGCTGGAGGTTTTCACCGAGTTGCGGGGGTTCTGA
- a CDS encoding biotin transporter BioY, translating into MKRISERDVVMIALFAALIAVLGLIPKLTLASGIPITAQTLGIMLCGTVLGAWRGAAAAALFCLLVLLGLPLLAGGRGGLGVLMTPWAGFFVGFPIAAFVTGLVMERLRAAPVAVGAAAGSVLGGIVALYVVALAWYMLVKPAGLGEAVTVAALPFIPGDLIKAVLAALVTQALARARPGALPSRG; encoded by the coding sequence ATGAAGCGGATATCGGAGCGGGACGTGGTGATGATCGCGCTGTTTGCGGCGCTGATCGCGGTGCTGGGGCTGATCCCCAAGCTGACGCTGGCCTCGGGCATCCCGATCACGGCGCAGACGCTGGGCATCATGCTGTGCGGCACGGTGCTTGGGGCCTGGCGCGGCGCGGCGGCGGCGGCGCTCTTCTGCCTGCTGGTGCTGCTCGGCCTGCCGCTCCTGGCGGGCGGCCGGGGCGGGCTCGGCGTGCTGATGACGCCCTGGGCGGGGTTCTTCGTGGGCTTTCCCATCGCGGCCTTCGTGACCGGCCTGGTGATGGAACGGCTGCGCGCCGCCCCGGTGGCGGTGGGCGCGGCGGCGGGCTCGGTGCTGGGCGGGATCGTGGCGCTCTACGTGGTGGCGCTCGCGTGGTACATGCTGGTCAAGCCGGCGGGGCTCGGCGAGGCGGTGACGGTGGCGGCGCTGCCCTTCATCCCCGGCGATCTCATCAAGGCAGTGCTGGCGGCGCTGGTCACCCAGGCGCTGGCCAGGGCGCGGCCGGGCGCGCTGCCCAGCCGGGGCTGA
- a CDS encoding CbiQ family ECF transporter T component → MISLTSPVETVYHRCPAGLKLGLLCLATTGLFLLASLAGQLASLAGVAALYALPGARFARAGLAALRPVALFAALIAVWHIAVGTLEEGAVIVLRLVSAVALANLVTMTTRLADMLAVLHGLTAPLRWVGLRTRPLELAISLVIRFIPVLSEKGAALAESYRARSGRRRAGWRIAAPLAGLALDDAERVAEALRARGGLSEGAER, encoded by the coding sequence ATGATCTCACTGACCTCGCCGGTTGAGACGGTGTATCACCGCTGTCCTGCGGGGCTGAAGCTGGGGCTGCTCTGCCTGGCGACAACCGGGCTGTTCCTGCTCGCTTCGCTCGCGGGGCAGCTCGCTTCGCTCGCCGGCGTCGCTGCGCTTTATGCCCTGCCGGGCGCGCGCTTCGCGCGGGCGGGCCTTGCTGCGCTTCGGCCGGTGGCGCTCTTCGCGGCGCTCATCGCGGTCTGGCACATCGCGGTGGGGACGCTGGAAGAGGGCGCGGTGATCGTGCTGAGGCTGGTGAGCGCGGTGGCGCTGGCCAACCTTGTCACCATGACGACACGGTTGGCCGACATGCTCGCGGTGCTGCACGGGCTGACCGCGCCGCTGCGGTGGGTCGGGCTGCGCACCAGGCCGCTGGAGCTTGCCATCTCGCTGGTGATCCGGTTTATCCCGGTGCTGAGCGAGAAGGGCGCGGCGCTGGCCGAAAGCTACAGGGCGCGCAGCGGGCGCCGCCGGGCAGGTTGGCGGATCGCCGCGCCGCTGGCGGGGCTGGCGCTGGACGATGCGGAACGGGTGGCCGAGGCGCTGAGGGCGCGCGGCGGATTGAGCGAAGGGGCTGAAAGATGA